AGCCTAAATCTGCGAGTTGTTTAACGCGGCCTTTTACGTAATCTGTAAGTCCCCACCATTCCGGAAGCACGAAAACTACAGGCAGCTGCCCGTCTATATCTGCATTGTACGCCGCAAACGAGCGGTGTGTAACGCCGTTAATTTCAGTAGTAAGTTCTTCTGTTTTTATATTTCCGCTTACACTTTCTGCAGAACCGGCGTTTTGCGGTACGGGAGCAGCTTTGTCTTTGCAGGAAGTTGCTAACAGAAGAATTGAAACTGCAATGGTAAAGAATGGGAGTTTCATAATTTTTTATTTAAAAACGGCGAATGTAAATTTTAATGAATATGCTTTTCCGCATGATAAGAACTTCTTACCAGCGGCGAACTTTCAACATGACGGAAACCTAAATCTACCGCAAAAAGGCGGAATTCTTCAAATTCCTCAGGATCTACAAAACGTCTCACAGGCAGATGTTTTTGCGTTGGCTGCAGATATTGGCCGATTGTAATTACGTCCACATTTGCACCCCGGATGTCCTCAATAGTTTGCAGCACTTCGTCTTTCGTTTCACCAAGACCGAGCATCAAACCGGTTTTGGTGCGGTTTTGTCCGGCCTCTTTCATATACCGCAGAACCTCCAGGCTTCTTTCATATTTTGCCTGAATGCGGACTTCCCGTGTGAGGCGTTGTACGGTTTCCATATTGTGGGAAATCACTTCAGGTCTCACTTCGAGAATCCGGTCGATGTGTTTGGTAATTCCCTGAAAATCCGGAATTAAGGTTTCCATGGTAGTTCCGGGCGAAATTCTTCTCACGGCTTTTACGGTTTCTGCCCAGATAATTGAACCCATATCCTTCAAATCATCTCGGTCCACAGAGGTGAGGACGGCATGTTTTATTTTCATGAGCTTAATTGAACGGGCTACTTTCTCGGGTTCGTCCCAGTTTACGTCGAGTGGTTTACCGGTTTTCACGCCACAAAATCCGCAGCTTCTTGTGCAGATATTGCCTAAAATCATGAAGGTGGCCGTGCCTTCGCCCCAGCATTCGCCCATATTCGGGCAGCTGCCGCTTTGGCAAATGGTATTCAGCTTATATTTATCGACCAGCGTCCGCAATTCACGATAATTTTTTCCAGTCGGAAGTTTTACGCGGATCCATTTCGGCTTCTGTATAGGGGAAACAATAAGGTTGTCGTTCATTTCTAAAAAATAAAATTCAAAGATAACGATTTAGGAACTTAATTTCAGTCCGTGAAATCATTCGATTTCAGCAGTTCTGCCAGTACTTTTTTGGCGCGCATGATCCTCACTTTGGTATTCGCAACCGTTAAATTAAGCTCGTCTGCAATTTCTTTAATACTTTTCTCTTCAAAAAACCTCAACCGGATAATTACCTGATAGTTTGTGTCGAGGCTTTCAATGGTTGAGAGTATTTTTTTATGGTCTTCTTCGGAAATTAAAAGTTCTTCAGGCGAGCGTGCGAAGTTGTTTTTTATGCCTTCAAAACTGTCTGTTGAATCTTCGCTTTCGCGGTTTTTTTTACGCCAATAATCGATCACCGTGTTTTGGGCAATGGTAAGAATCCAGGTTTTAAACTGAAAGCTCGGGTCGTACAGATCAAGCTTTGCAAGGACTTTGGAGAATACCGATACCGTGATTTCATCGGCAACATTTTCGTCCTGAACTTTTTTCATGATGAAACTGAAAACATCAACCCAAAACAGGTTGATGAGTTTGGTCTGCGACTTCTGGTTGCGGTTTCTGGCCAGCGCAATCAGCGATAAAAGTTCGGCATTGTCCATTATTGTGCAAAGATATGGTTTTAAGGCTACATGACTTTTGGCGGAATCGGTTCTGCGGAGAAATTTGCTGTTGGCTGTTCGCTTAAAAAAATGTATTTTGCGTGGCTAAAACCGCCTTATGAAAGCAAAAAAGAAATATAAAAAACAGTTAATTAACTCCCTGAAAGAAATGGCTTCTACAGAATATGTACTGCTGGAGACGATGACGAACCTCATGCTTCTGAAGGAGATGAAGGAGCAGAATATTTCTTTTAAAGAAGGAGATACATTTTCGTTCGAAGATAATATTTTCGATTACAGCGAGGACAAAAACGTGCGGCGACTTGCAAAACTCCGCAAGAAAATGATTAAAACCATGAACAAACTCGTGGATAAAGGAAACTTCAAGGATAAAGAAATAGAATTCCTGGCATAAAATCCTGTCTTATTTTAACTGCTTTACCCTAACTGAACCTTTTCAAATTACGATACGGCCGTCGAGCGGAAAAGTAATGCTATAATAGGAGCCCTCGCGGCTGCAGGTGCCGCGCAGCTGCTCTATCATTGCGTCAATGATAAATCTGCCGAGCGAAGATTTGCGCTCTTTTTTGGTGAAAAGTCTGCCGTTATCGGAATATTCCACTTCGGCTTGACCGTTGTTCTGGCGCACTTTCAAAAAGATCTTCAGCGTTTCGCCATCCGATGGCACCGCGTGCTTCATCGAGTTTGTAAGCAGCTCATTCAGCAACAATCCATAAGACAGGCCCTGGTCTACGGGCATCTGAACTTCATCAAACTCCGTCTCCACTTTCAGGGGTTGGGTAGAACCTGCCTTGTGCAAATCGATAATTTTTTCTGAATATTGCATGAGTTCCACCGATGTATGATCGAAATTATCTACATTATAAGTAAAAAGCTGATGCGCAAGTGCAATCGTATTGATGCGTGCGTAGAGCTGTTCAAATTTGTTTTTATAGAGAACGTCTCGCGTCTCATCCCGCTGAAAGCCGACTAGACTTAAGATTACGGCAAGGTTATTTTTCACACGGTGGTTCAGTTCGCGCACCAGGAACTCTTTTTCGTCCACGTTTTTCTTCAGCGCTGCATTTTTTTCTGAAATACTTTGGTTCTGCACTTTAATTCGGGCCCTGCTCCGCGAAAAAAGCCTGACTACATAAAGCAGTACGGCCGTGAAAAACACCAGAACCAAGGTACATATCGCAAGCATGCTGTTCCATTTCCGGGTACTTTTCATGCTGTTGAACATCTCCTTTTCGCGCAGCTTATTCGTTTCGAAATCATACATCAGGTCCAGTTCCCGAACCTTTGTTTCACGCTGTTCCTCGTTGTCTTTTTTGGTAAATTCTGCGGCTGTTTTAAAGTCTTTGAGGGCCTGCGGATAATTGTTCTGGCGCTCGTTAATCAGGCTTCTGATGCGGTAGCTTTCGGCCATGATGTGGAAGACTTCGATGTTTGAATGTTTCGCAACTGCCGAGTCGACGTATTTCCGTGCAAGCGCCGTTTCGCTACGATCGAAATAAAACCGGCTGATAATATTGTACATGCCGGCCGTTCCGCCCTGGTTGTTGTGATTTTTAAACAAACGTACTGCTTTCTCAAAATATCGAAGTGCCTTTTCCGGCTCTGCCGACCATGCGTGACCCAAAAGCACATTCAGCATGGCGCCGTTCTTTTGGTCTTTATTTTTTGCGGCAAATTTATCTGCGTCCATTGCGGTCTGCATTGCCTTCTGCTTATCACCAGCCTGGTTGTAGTAAGAAGCTTTCCGGATGAGAAAATAAGTAAAATTGGCAGGCTTCAGCGCTGGATTTCTGTTTAAAATCTGTTCAGCGATATCCACTTCTTTTTTACAGCTCGAAAGGTTTCGGCCCAGTTCGTAAATGAGGGCGCGCTGAAGATGGGTTCGCAGTTTTAACTTTGGCGAAAGATGAGTTTGTGATAGAATATTCTGTGACAATGCAAAAGCTTCATCAACGAGATTTAATTTGTTCAGACATTCCAGTTTCAGTACATCAAGCTCAGATTGCTGATGTTTCGGGTAACTGCGGCGCTCGTGGTTCGCCAACTCTAACGCTTCACGGTACTGCGAGTATAAAATCTTTTGTTCAACCTCACTCCTCAATGCTGAAAAATTATCGTGAGCGCGAACAACGATCATCAGTAACAAAAAGAAAAAACAGGCGTAGATTTTTACCATTACACAAAACTAATGATTCTCAGTTAATGTTTTCATACCTTTTAACTCTACACTTTATTTATGTGGTAAATGAGAAAAGGATTGGTAGGTAATGTTATTACAGAAATTTGGTTTTAACTGAAATTCAACCATAAAAAAAACAGCTCCAGAAAAATCTGAAGCTGTATTGTTAAAATATTTAATCAAGCTTAAGCCTCACAGCTTGAGCAGGTTACAAAATTAACCATCATTTCTTTCGAAACTGAAGAACTTCTTTGGTAATATAAAGTTTTCACGCCTTTTTTCCACGCTTCGATGTAAAGGTAGTTCACATCTTTAACCGGCATTGTGGATGGAATCTGCAGGTTAAGCGACTGTGCCTGATCGATATACTGCTGTCTTTGCGCGGCCTGAGAAATAATTTCCATTGGAGAAATCTCTCTGAAGGTTTTGAAAACCGCCTTTTCTTCTTCTGTAAGTTCGTTCAAATGCTGCACAGAACCGTGGTTCAACATGATCGTTCTCCAGGTTTCTTCGTTATCGAGGCCTTTTTCCTGAAGAAGTTTCGCGAGGTATTTGTTCTTACGCATAAAGTTTCCTTTCGCAAGTCCCGCTTTGTAATAGTTAGACGCAAACGGCTCGATCCCCGGGGAGGTCTGACCTAAAATCGCCGAACTTGAAGTGGTTGGAGCAATTGCCATTGTGGTGGTGTTACGCATTCCGTAGCCTTTAAGCAACTCAGGTTCACCGTAAATGTTCGCAAGTTCCTGGGATGCAGCCAATGACTGTTCTTTAA
This window of the Flavobacteriaceae bacterium 3519-10 genome carries:
- a CDS encoding RNA polymerase, sigma-24 subunit, ECF subfamily, which codes for MDNAELLSLIALARNRNQKSQTKLINLFWVDVFSFIMKKVQDENVADEITVSVFSKVLAKLDLYDPSFQFKTWILTIAQNTVIDYWRKKNRESEDSTDSFEGIKNNFARSPEELLISEEDHKKILSTIESLDTNYQVIIRLRFFEEKSIKEIADELNLTVANTKVRIMRAKKVLAELLKSNDFTD
- a CDS encoding Lipoate synthase; translated protein: MNDNLIVSPIQKPKWIRVKLPTGKNYRELRTLVDKYKLNTICQSGSCPNMGECWGEGTATFMILGNICTRSCGFCGVKTGKPLDVNWDEPEKVARSIKLMKIKHAVLTSVDRDDLKDMGSIIWAETVKAVRRISPGTTMETLIPDFQGITKHIDRILEVRPEVISHNMETVQRLTREVRIQAKYERSLEVLRYMKEAGQNRTKTGLMLGLGETKDEVLQTIEDIRGANVDVITIGQYLQPTQKHLPVRRFVDPEEFEEFRLFAVDLGFRHVESSPLVRSSYHAEKHIH
- a CDS encoding Sensory transduction histidine kinase; translated protein: MVKIYACFFFLLLMIVVRAHDNFSALRSEVEQKILYSQYREALELANHERRSYPKHQQSELDVLKLECLNKLNLVDEAFALSQNILSQTHLSPKLKLRTHLQRALIYELGRNLSSCKKEVDIAEQILNRNPALKPANFTYFLIRKASYYNQAGDKQKAMQTAMDADKFAAKNKDQKNGAMLNVLLGHAWSAEPEKALRYFEKAVRLFKNHNNQGGTAGMYNIISRFYFDRSETALARKYVDSAVAKHSNIEVFHIMAESYRIRSLINERQNNYPQALKDFKTAAEFTKKDNEEQRETKVRELDLMYDFETNKLREKEMFNSMKSTRKWNSMLAICTLVLVFFTAVLLYVVRLFSRSRARIKVQNQSISEKNAALKKNVDEKEFLVRELNHRVKNNLAVILSLVGFQRDETRDVLYKNKFEQLYARINTIALAHQLFTYNVDNFDHTSVELMQYSEKIIDLHKAGSTQPLKVETEFDEVQMPVDQGLSYGLLLNELLTNSMKHAVPSDGETLKIFLKVRQNNGQAEVEYSDNGRLFTKKERKSSLGRFIIDAMIEQLRGTCSREGSYYSITFPLDGRIVI